From Selenomonas ruminantium AC2024, a single genomic window includes:
- a CDS encoding type 4a pilus biogenesis protein PilO, with translation MEKLGGKLKIPGSRGQRFFVLALAGTLLLPLCFYIVLHRPLQMAAADFRQQGAHAEKTVTAIANFQNAHLPLHDYQRELGRRERRARQALPGSMEQGEFLVALDRLAVRSHLRILSVVPGKAAADEGRHCLPVKLQLAGNYFSLLHFLQGLQQGERLVVINSLTVKQGKDREDALTAELGLSIFSVPDE, from the coding sequence ATGGAAAAGCTCGGGGGAAAATTGAAAATTCCCGGTAGCCGCGGGCAGCGGTTTTTCGTTTTGGCTCTGGCAGGAACCCTGCTTTTGCCGCTGTGTTTTTATATTGTGCTGCATCGTCCCCTGCAGATGGCGGCGGCGGACTTCCGTCAGCAGGGGGCGCATGCAGAAAAAACGGTGACAGCGATTGCCAATTTCCAGAATGCCCATTTGCCTTTGCATGATTATCAAAGGGAACTTGGCAGGCGGGAAAGGCGGGCACGGCAGGCCCTGCCGGGAAGTATGGAACAGGGTGAGTTTCTGGTGGCGCTGGACAGGCTGGCGGTGCGGAGCCATTTGCGAATATTGTCCGTGGTGCCGGGAAAAGCCGCCGCTGATGAAGGCAGGCACTGTCTGCCAGTCAAATTACAACTGGCAGGCAATTACTTTTCCTTGCTGCATTTCCTGCAGGGGCTCCAGCAGGGAGAACGTCTGGTGGTCATAAACAGCCTTACGGTCAAGCAAGGGAAGGACAGGGAAGATGCTTTGACGGCAGAATTGGGACTTAGTATCTTTTCTGTACCTGATGAATAG
- a CDS encoding PilN domain-containing protein, which produces MESSISGWAGRLRDFVFTTERAYLFVAKGPAAKVWHFIWQGGSWQKVAESTASGDAVYAAGAEEDGTLTELASQAAMEIAKKGWQDLPVVYVVPEAELIRYALQLPPDLSREEQREAAYWELDDKLLARGLSGEDFACLCQPGKEMDGKCLVTAVRKGYLQAVRQAFAQAELKLVDIIPAGGEELQGLLNYLQNPQREGAGFCGRNGSELAYGRLLSIWLALLLLICTCLAAWDVFAYQQAKSFAAERQAELVLMEQERKQMAELTAKRAAVERREGLWQQLGQQGISGYSLLVHLGTSIGEGVCLTRIHTGVEGEGILLEGQAVNYDCLMDFMGRLEADQDYFSAVNLDNSSLAKGKSGEADRIQFSLRINGESDEHGKARGKIENSR; this is translated from the coding sequence ATGGAGAGCAGTATAAGTGGCTGGGCTGGGCGCCTTAGAGATTTTGTTTTCACCACGGAGCGGGCGTATCTGTTTGTGGCAAAAGGCCCTGCAGCAAAGGTCTGGCACTTTATCTGGCAGGGCGGTTCTTGGCAGAAAGTGGCGGAAAGCACAGCGTCAGGGGATGCGGTCTATGCGGCAGGCGCGGAGGAAGACGGGACGTTGACAGAGCTGGCCAGTCAGGCGGCGATGGAAATTGCCAAGAAGGGCTGGCAGGATTTGCCTGTGGTTTATGTGGTGCCGGAGGCGGAACTTATCCGCTATGCCCTGCAGCTGCCGCCTGACCTGTCAAGAGAGGAACAGCGGGAGGCCGCGTATTGGGAACTTGATGATAAATTGCTGGCCAGGGGGCTTAGCGGTGAGGATTTTGCCTGTCTTTGCCAGCCAGGCAAGGAAATGGATGGCAAGTGTCTGGTAACCGCCGTACGCAAGGGGTATTTGCAGGCGGTGAGACAGGCTTTTGCCCAGGCGGAATTGAAGCTTGTGGATATAATTCCTGCCGGTGGGGAAGAACTGCAGGGGCTGCTTAACTATCTGCAAAATCCGCAGCGGGAAGGGGCGGGCTTTTGCGGACGGAATGGTTCTGAACTTGCTTATGGGCGATTATTGTCTATCTGGCTGGCCTTATTGCTGCTCATCTGTACCTGCCTTGCCGCTTGGGATGTTTTTGCGTATCAGCAGGCCAAAAGTTTTGCGGCAGAAAGACAGGCGGAACTGGTGCTTATGGAGCAGGAGCGCAAGCAGATGGCTGAATTGACAGCTAAACGTGCCGCTGTTGAACGGCGGGAAGGTCTTTGGCAGCAGCTGGGCCAACAGGGAATATCCGGCTACAGTCTGCTGGTGCATTTGGGAACGAGCATCGGGGAGGGTGTCTGTCTTACCCGGATACATACAGGTGTTGAAGGCGAGGGAATTTTGCTGGAAGGTCAGGCAGTAAATTATGATTGTCTGATGGATTTTATGGGACGGCTGGAGGCAGACCAGGACTATTTTTCTGCGGTGAACCTCGATAATTCTTCGCTGGCCAAGGGAAAGTCAGGGGAAGCGGATAGAATTCAGTTTTCCCTGCGGATAAATGGGGAGTCGGATGAACATGGAAAAGCTCGGGGGAAAATTGAAAATTCCCGGTAG
- the sdaAA gene encoding L-serine ammonia-lyase, iron-sulfur-dependent, subunit alpha has product MLNFNTIQEMVDRAEEQHCPLHEIVIQREIHDSQKTRVEIIAAMEANWQVMQASIERGISNTEKSLSGLTGGDAKKLYHYAGKGYMGDEVLKAAAYAVGISEVNAVMGRIVACPTAGSCGIVPAALYAAKMERKLADEDIVKALFTAAGIGMVVDQNASIAGAAGGCQAECGTAAGMAAGALVELAGGTPAQIGNAVALSIKNLLGLVCDPVAGLVEVPCVKRNGFAAIEAMLAADMTLAGIESVIPVDEVIDAMNRIGKALPKSLRETSEGGLATTATAQAIEKRIYK; this is encoded by the coding sequence ATGTTAAACTTCAATACCATACAGGAAATGGTGGACAGAGCGGAGGAGCAGCACTGTCCCCTTCATGAAATCGTGATTCAGCGGGAAATTCATGACAGTCAAAAGACAAGGGTCGAAATCATTGCGGCGATGGAGGCTAATTGGCAGGTCATGCAGGCCTCCATTGAGCGGGGCATCAGCAATACGGAAAAATCCCTTAGCGGTCTTACGGGCGGTGATGCCAAGAAACTCTACCATTATGCCGGTAAAGGCTATATGGGGGATGAGGTGCTCAAAGCCGCCGCTTACGCTGTGGGCATCAGTGAGGTCAACGCCGTAATGGGCCGGATTGTGGCCTGTCCGACGGCAGGTTCCTGCGGCATTGTGCCGGCGGCGCTCTACGCGGCGAAAATGGAGCGAAAGCTGGCGGATGAAGATATTGTCAAGGCGCTTTTCACTGCGGCAGGCATTGGCATGGTGGTTGACCAGAACGCCAGCATTGCCGGGGCAGCGGGTGGCTGTCAGGCAGAATGCGGCACAGCCGCAGGCATGGCCGCTGGTGCTCTGGTGGAACTTGCCGGAGGAACGCCTGCGCAAATCGGCAACGCCGTGGCCCTGTCCATCAAGAATCTTTTGGGATTGGTCTGCGACCCGGTGGCCGGGCTGGTGGAAGTTCCCTGCGTGAAGCGCAACGGCTTTGCCGCTATTGAAGCTATGCTGGCGGCGGATATGACGCTGGCAGGGATTGAATCCGTCATCCCGGTGGATGAGGTCATCGATGCAATGAATCGTATCGGCAAGGCGCTGCCCAAGAGCCTGCGCGAGACGAGTGAAGGGGGCCTGGCCACTACGGCAACGGCCCAAGCCATCGAAAAGCGCATCTATAAATAA
- a CDS encoding shikimate kinase — protein MRNVILIGFMGTGKTSTGKMLAQKLGCAFIDMDVKIEEEAGMSIPEIFAKFGEEHFRKLEHELALKLSARRNAVISTGGGTVKNPANVEALKKSGVMVCLKANADTVLERTQNRGTRPVLDKEDKGDRRQAVEKLLAERAELYKQADFAVDTSELSPLQVVEIIAKTLKTRGVLHA, from the coding sequence ATGCGTAATGTCATTTTGATTGGCTTCATGGGCACCGGCAAGACCAGCACCGGCAAGATGCTGGCCCAGAAGCTTGGCTGTGCCTTTATTGATATGGATGTGAAAATCGAAGAGGAAGCAGGCATGAGCATCCCGGAGATTTTTGCTAAGTTCGGCGAAGAACATTTCCGCAAGTTGGAGCATGAGCTGGCACTCAAACTTTCAGCTCGCCGCAATGCGGTGATTTCGACGGGCGGCGGTACGGTGAAAAATCCTGCCAACGTGGAGGCTTTGAAGAAGAGCGGCGTCATGGTCTGCCTAAAAGCCAATGCGGACACGGTGCTGGAACGGACCCAGAACCGGGGCACCCGTCCTGTGCTGGACAAAGAGGATAAGGGCGACCGCCGTCAGGCTGTGGAAAAACTTTTGGCCGAGCGGGCGGAACTATACAAGCAGGCGGATTTTGCCGTGGACACGAGTGAACTGTCTCCCCTGCAGGTGGTGGAAATCATCGCCAAGACATTAAAGACAAGAGGTGTACTTCATGCGTAA
- a CDS encoding DUF502 domain-containing protein — protein sequence MKESCSKRISRRFINGLIILVPLAITVFVVLETLNFTEGVLGKHLPFYFPGMGIVTLLLFIYLTGWASGYWAARRLIYIGETLLGKIPVIKFIYNSVKHLSTAVFESNNMFDHVVLVPFHQSQALGFIMADVPQTLKDKLGDDYVCVFVPWSLNMTSGTNLFVKKSDVTYLDISSESALQYMLTAGAVMPKRISDMPKAEEKK from the coding sequence ATGAAGGAAAGCTGCTCGAAACGTATTTCCCGCCGTTTCATTAACGGCCTGATTATTCTCGTGCCTTTGGCTATCACGGTCTTTGTGGTACTGGAAACGCTGAATTTTACGGAAGGGGTGCTGGGCAAGCACCTCCCGTTCTATTTTCCGGGCATGGGAATTGTTACCCTGTTATTGTTCATCTATCTGACGGGCTGGGCTTCTGGTTATTGGGCGGCCCGCCGTCTGATTTATATCGGGGAAACCCTGCTGGGCAAGATTCCCGTGATAAAGTTCATCTACAACAGCGTCAAGCACCTGTCCACGGCGGTATTTGAGTCCAACAATATGTTTGACCATGTGGTGCTCGTGCCCTTCCATCAGTCCCAGGCGTTGGGCTTCATCATGGCAGATGTGCCCCAGACTTTGAAGGACAAGCTCGGGGATGATTACGTCTGCGTATTCGTGCCCTGGAGTCTTAACATGACCTCCGGCACCAATCTCTTTGTGAAGAAAAGTGATGTGACTTATTTGGACATCAGCAGCGAGTCAGCCCTGCAGTACATGCTGACGGCAGGCGCTGTTATGCCCAAGCGCATCAGTGATATGCCGAAAGCTGAGGAGAAAAAGTAA
- the aroB gene encoding 3-dehydroquinate synthase: MRKVRVDLGEKSYDIVIGYGIEQEIKDFVTSAGYSSKALLITDTHVGPLYGKKVQELLSETGLTVTMVQIPAGESSKNLTVANEVFTRAIELGLDRKSPIFALGGGVVGDLAGFVAATYMRGVPFVQLPTSLLAQVDSSVGGKVAVNHELGKNLIGAFYQPQAVFMELNCMKTLPPREIYTGLGEIIKYGIIYDADFFAFLEENKEQVLSLEPKALVHMIARSCEIKAAVVSEDEKEAGLRRILNFGHTIGHAIEKETEYVRYNHGEAVATGMIGAVHISRQLGLIDDEAFERVKKLVAAYKLPLQAGGVTVDGMYGDIFHDKKTVGGKVTWVLMKKIGQVICRNDVPADVVKQAMAAVSA, from the coding sequence ATGCGTAAGGTGCGTGTTGATTTAGGAGAAAAGAGTTACGATATCGTCATCGGTTACGGCATTGAACAGGAGATAAAGGATTTTGTCACGAGCGCTGGTTATAGTTCCAAGGCATTGCTCATCACCGATACGCATGTGGGGCCTCTCTACGGCAAAAAGGTGCAGGAACTTTTGAGCGAGACAGGCCTTACGGTGACCATGGTGCAGATTCCTGCCGGGGAAAGCTCCAAGAATCTCACGGTGGCCAATGAGGTGTTCACCCGCGCCATTGAATTGGGGCTGGACCGCAAGTCGCCCATCTTTGCTTTAGGCGGCGGTGTGGTCGGTGACTTGGCCGGTTTTGTGGCGGCCACCTACATGCGGGGCGTGCCCTTTGTACAGCTGCCGACAAGTTTGCTCGCGCAGGTGGATTCCAGCGTAGGCGGCAAGGTGGCGGTGAACCACGAATTGGGCAAGAACCTCATCGGGGCCTTCTACCAGCCGCAGGCGGTCTTTATGGAACTCAACTGCATGAAGACGCTGCCCCCGCGGGAAATTTATACGGGGCTTGGGGAAATCATCAAATACGGCATCATTTATGATGCGGATTTCTTTGCATTTTTGGAGGAGAACAAGGAACAGGTACTCTCCCTGGAGCCGAAAGCCCTGGTGCATATGATTGCGCGCTCCTGTGAAATCAAGGCGGCCGTGGTCAGTGAGGACGAGAAGGAAGCAGGCCTGCGCCGCATTTTGAACTTTGGACATACCATTGGCCACGCCATTGAGAAGGAGACGGAGTATGTGCGCTACAATCATGGCGAAGCTGTAGCCACCGGCATGATTGGCGCTGTCCATATCAGCCGCCAGCTGGGACTCATTGATGACGAAGCCTTTGAACGTGTCAAAAAGCTCGTGGCCGCCTACAAGCTGCCCTTGCAGGCCGGTGGTGTAACAGTGGATGGCATGTACGGTGATATTTTCCACGACAAAAAAACGGTCGGGGGCAAGGTGACCTGGGTGCTGATGAAGAAAATCGGTCAGGTCATCTGCCGCAATGATGTGCCGGCTGATGTGGTGAAGCAGGCTATGGCTGCTGTCAGCGCCTGA
- a CDS encoding prepilin peptidase — MVIKMIAGVLVLIAICDIRYGLIYDWLVVLLALLSLVPLLEGQMNWQNACLGSALGCGLLWILRWASHGGLGLGDVKMVAALGLWLGWENILLCLLVASMLGVLYGSGMLLCHRLERNTPIPFGPFLAIGAWLAWSEGDCVRSFMEQVLW, encoded by the coding sequence ATGGTCATTAAAATGATTGCTGGTGTGCTCGTGCTCATTGCCATCTGTGATATCCGTTACGGTTTGATTTATGACTGGCTGGTCGTGCTGCTGGCGTTATTGAGTTTGGTTCCTCTGCTGGAAGGTCAAATGAATTGGCAAAATGCCTGTCTGGGCAGCGCTTTGGGCTGTGGCTTGCTGTGGATTTTGCGTTGGGCATCCCATGGCGGCCTAGGGCTGGGGGATGTCAAAATGGTCGCAGCTTTGGGGCTCTGGCTGGGCTGGGAAAATATACTGCTCTGTCTGCTGGTTGCATCAATGCTGGGTGTGCTGTACGGCAGCGGGATGCTGCTCTGTCACAGGCTGGAACGCAATACGCCCATTCCCTTTGGACCATTCCTGGCTATAGGGGCATGGCTTGCTTGGAGCGAAGGGGATTGTGTCCGCAGTTTTATGGAGCAGGTGTTATGGTGA
- the dapA gene encoding 4-hydroxy-tetrahydrodipicolinate synthase yields the protein MKKPIFRGAGVAIITPYTEDGINFEELGRIIDDQIEKHTDAIIITGTTGESATMSDEEHRAAIKFAVDHVKGRIPVIAGTGSNETSYAVELSKYAESVGADALLVVTPYYNKCTQKGLIAHYTAIADAVNIPIILYDVPSRTGVAIATSTYVELAKHPNIVAVKEANGDLSKILRLRAAVGNDLVIYSGNDDQIVPILSLGGQGVISVLSNVAPQQTHDMCQAFFDGDTKKAEKLQVEYADLIDALFCEVNPIPVKVAMRKLGYNAGPLRMPLSEMEPQHEKQLEDALRNHGLIQ from the coding sequence ATGAAAAAACCGATTTTTCGTGGCGCAGGTGTAGCAATCATCACTCCGTATACGGAAGATGGCATTAACTTTGAAGAACTGGGCCGGATTATTGATGACCAGATAGAGAAGCATACGGATGCCATCATCATTACGGGTACCACTGGTGAATCCGCTACCATGAGCGACGAGGAACACCGTGCTGCCATTAAGTTTGCCGTAGACCATGTGAAGGGACGGATTCCTGTCATCGCAGGTACTGGCTCCAACGAAACCAGCTATGCAGTGGAGCTTTCGAAATACGCGGAAAGTGTGGGCGCGGATGCCCTGCTGGTGGTAACGCCGTATTACAACAAATGCACCCAGAAGGGGCTGATTGCTCATTACACGGCTATTGCCGATGCGGTGAATATCCCCATCATCCTCTATGATGTACCTTCCCGTACCGGGGTTGCCATTGCTACTTCTACTTATGTGGAACTGGCTAAGCATCCCAACATCGTGGCTGTGAAGGAAGCCAATGGTGACCTGTCCAAGATTCTGCGCCTGCGCGCCGCTGTGGGCAACGACCTGGTGATTTATTCCGGCAACGACGACCAGATTGTGCCGATTCTTTCTCTGGGCGGTCAGGGCGTAATCTCCGTGCTTTCCAATGTGGCACCGCAGCAGACCCATGATATGTGCCAGGCCTTCTTTGACGGTGACACCAAGAAAGCAGAAAAGCTGCAGGTGGAATACGCAGACCTCATCGACGCACTGTTCTGCGAGGTCAACCCCATTCCCGTTAAGGTCGCGATGCGCAAGTTGGGCTATAACGCCGGCCCCCTGCGCATGCCTCTCTCAGAAATGGAACCCCAGCACGAAAAACAGCTGGAAGATGCCCTGCGCAACCATGGGCTGATTCAGTAA
- the recO gene encoding DNA repair protein RecO, whose translation MASYQTAAVVLGSKNWGEADKIVTLFTYDRGLVEAAAFGCRRPRSPLAAGMQMFSSIEVQLSEGKRVDTVRQCTLKRHYKKLTEDLEVMAYGSFVAEFLREFLPPGQAEPQMFGRLLYVLDSFEVRNPRVTALMAMIQLLEFTGMQLHFEHCVHCGQTVDDDAFFSLSAGGILCSECQEPGAVPFPDDLRRFILALRDYDWENPVELKITGSLLMQAEHLFLTYLQSLLGRPLKSLAFIQQL comes from the coding sequence ATGGCCAGCTATCAGACCGCCGCCGTGGTGCTCGGCTCTAAAAACTGGGGCGAAGCGGATAAGATAGTGACGCTCTTTACCTATGACCGCGGCCTTGTGGAGGCCGCGGCTTTTGGCTGCCGCCGTCCCCGCAGCCCCTTGGCCGCAGGCATGCAGATGTTTTCGAGCATTGAAGTGCAGCTTTCGGAAGGCAAGCGGGTGGACACTGTGCGGCAGTGTACCTTGAAGCGCCATTACAAGAAGCTCACCGAGGATTTGGAAGTCATGGCCTACGGCAGCTTTGTGGCAGAGTTCCTGCGGGAATTTCTGCCGCCGGGGCAGGCAGAACCGCAGATGTTTGGGCGGCTGCTGTATGTTCTCGATTCCTTTGAGGTGCGCAATCCCAGAGTCACGGCGTTGATGGCCATGATTCAGCTGCTGGAGTTCACAGGGATGCAGCTGCATTTCGAGCATTGCGTCCATTGTGGACAGACGGTGGATGATGATGCTTTTTTCAGCCTTAGTGCCGGCGGTATTTTGTGTTCGGAATGTCAGGAGCCGGGCGCTGTGCCTTTTCCTGACGATTTGCGCCGCTTCATTCTGGCGCTCCGGGACTATGACTGGGAAAATCCTGTGGAACTAAAGATAACCGGCAGCCTTTTGATGCAGGCCGAGCATTTGTTCTTGACCTACCTGCAGAGTCTTTTGGGCAGGCCGTTGAAGTCGTTGGCCTTTATTCAGCAATTATAA
- a CDS encoding pilus assembly FimT family protein — translation MVRKDGQRGSMLLELMLALVVMLILAAQVLPQAFKFYRQAAVEYEAEKLLADIRYCRNANRLTAESAWNHGAQSSDKHNLFVRLYSGYNCIYVGEADVLRGRNYYLPGIRASKEKENGTLVEGQADIKFDDKEKPKALITVLIYYDGYPQEGREIMVSKGGRIRMERGKVDRR, via the coding sequence ATGGTGAGAAAGGATGGTCAACGGGGCAGCATGCTGCTCGAACTCATGCTGGCGCTCGTCGTTATGCTCATTTTGGCAGCGCAGGTTTTGCCGCAGGCTTTTAAGTTTTATCGGCAGGCGGCAGTGGAGTATGAGGCTGAGAAATTGCTGGCCGATATCCGCTATTGCCGGAATGCGAATCGGCTGACAGCGGAGTCGGCCTGGAATCATGGCGCGCAATCCTCAGACAAGCATAATTTGTTTGTGCGCTTGTATTCCGGCTATAACTGCATTTACGTCGGGGAGGCGGACGTTCTTCGCGGGCGCAACTATTATTTGCCGGGGATTCGGGCAAGCAAGGAAAAGGAAAATGGCACTTTGGTGGAGGGGCAGGCCGATATCAAATTTGATGACAAGGAAAAGCCCAAGGCTCTGATTACGGTATTGATTTATTATGACGGCTATCCGCAGGAGGGGCGGGAGATTATGGTCAGCAAGGGCGGCCGCATCAGAATGGAGCGTGGCAAGGTTGACAGACGATAG
- the sdaAB gene encoding L-serine ammonia-lyase, iron-sulfur-dependent subunit beta, which translates to MHGVFDIVGPVMIGPSSSHTAGAVRLGLMARKILGEEAVRAEINLHGSFARTYRGHGTDKALIAGILGFAPEDERIRDALNIASGTGLEFSFQTVNLEEAHPNTAVIYLVGKSGRMARVRGASVGGGNIMISNIDGYNVELTGQYPALITIHHDCPGVITKVTQILAHAAVNIAFMRVSRQNRGETAMMIMELDEEPTPEVINECQQAANVQYAFAIPAI; encoded by the coding sequence ATGCACGGAGTATTTGATATCGTCGGGCCGGTGATGATTGGCCCTTCCAGCTCCCATACGGCAGGAGCGGTGCGCTTGGGGCTAATGGCCCGGAAGATTTTAGGCGAGGAAGCCGTGCGGGCGGAAATCAATCTGCATGGCTCCTTTGCCCGCACCTATCGGGGTCATGGTACGGATAAGGCCCTGATTGCGGGCATCTTAGGCTTTGCTCCGGAGGATGAGCGCATCCGGGATGCTCTGAATATCGCATCTGGCACAGGCCTGGAATTCAGCTTCCAGACAGTGAATTTGGAGGAAGCCCATCCCAATACGGCGGTCATCTATCTGGTGGGCAAGTCCGGCCGCATGGCCAGAGTGCGCGGTGCTTCGGTAGGCGGCGGCAACATCATGATTTCCAATATCGATGGCTATAACGTGGAACTGACCGGTCAATATCCGGCGTTGATTACAATTCACCATGACTGTCCGGGGGTTATCACCAAGGTCACGCAGATTCTGGCCCATGCGGCCGTGAACATCGCCTTTATGCGTGTGTCCCGCCAGAACCGAGGCGAAACCGCCATGATGATTATGGAATTGGATGAGGAACCCACGCCGGAAGTCATCAACGAATGCCAGCAGGCGGCTAATGTGCAATACGCTTTTGCCATTCCGGCCATTTGA
- the aroC gene encoding chorismate synthase codes for MSELRFMTAGESHGPRLTAILEGLPAGLKLEKEDIDKELARRQQGYGRGGRMKIETDKVEVLSGMRFNETLGGPLTLQVINKDFANWNGRMAAFGEPEGEKVTAARPGHADLTGILKYDRQDVRDILERSSARETTMRVAVGAVCKAFLQELGIKVVSHVVNIGGVAVDMSKIDMSKIGEDVGSELNCYDSEAEVKMKARIDEAKAAGDTLGGIFEVIVQGAPVGLGSHIQWDRRLDARLSAAMMSIQAIKGVEIGAGFECAVLPGSQIHDEIFLADGRVQRKTNRAGGLEGGMTNGENIVLRAAMKPIPTLMTPLKSIDIESREAVLACKERSDTCAVSAASVVGEAMTAFVVAQAICEKFGGDALTDVKAAMAAYNKRIGKDWCAHA; via the coding sequence ATGAGCGAACTGCGTTTTATGACGGCGGGGGAATCCCATGGGCCAAGGCTGACAGCGATTTTGGAAGGGCTGCCGGCAGGGCTGAAACTGGAGAAGGAAGACATCGATAAGGAACTGGCCCGCCGTCAGCAGGGCTATGGCCGGGGCGGCCGCATGAAGATAGAGACGGACAAGGTGGAAGTGCTCTCGGGGATGCGTTTTAATGAAACCCTGGGCGGCCCGCTGACCCTGCAGGTCATCAATAAGGATTTTGCCAACTGGAATGGCCGCATGGCGGCTTTTGGTGAGCCCGAAGGGGAAAAGGTTACGGCGGCCCGTCCCGGTCATGCGGATTTGACGGGGATATTGAAATACGACCGTCAGGATGTGCGGGATATATTGGAGCGCTCCAGTGCCCGGGAAACCACCATGCGGGTGGCGGTAGGCGCTGTGTGCAAGGCCTTTTTGCAGGAATTGGGCATTAAGGTCGTATCCCATGTGGTAAATATTGGCGGCGTTGCAGTTGACATGTCAAAAATTGACATGTCAAAAATTGGTGAGGATGTGGGCTCAGAGCTCAATTGTTATGACAGCGAGGCCGAAGTTAAGATGAAGGCCCGCATTGACGAGGCCAAGGCCGCCGGGGATACCTTGGGGGGCATCTTTGAAGTCATCGTTCAGGGTGCGCCTGTGGGGCTCGGCAGTCATATCCAATGGGATAGAAGACTCGATGCGCGCTTGTCTGCGGCGATGATGTCCATTCAGGCTATCAAGGGTGTAGAGATTGGCGCAGGTTTTGAATGTGCCGTCCTTCCCGGCAGTCAAATTCATGATGAAATCTTTTTGGCGGATGGCCGCGTGCAGAGAAAGACCAACCGCGCAGGCGGACTCGAAGGCGGCATGACCAATGGCGAGAACATCGTCCTGCGGGCGGCAATGAAGCCCATTCCCACGCTGATGACGCCGCTCAAGTCCATTGACATTGAAAGCCGTGAGGCGGTGCTGGCCTGCAAGGAGCGCAGCGATACCTGTGCCGTGTCTGCCGCTTCCGTGGTCGGGGAAGCCATGACCGCTTTTGTCGTGGCGCAGGCCATCTGCGAAAAGTTTGGCGGGGATGCCTTGACGGATGTGAAGGCGGCCATGGCTGCTTACAACAAGCGCATTGGAAAGGATTGGTGCGCGCATGCGTAA
- a CDS encoding type II secretion system protein translates to MRSSSQAGFSLLGVLIALCLIGIMASMAVPRFNSAIATANTAKVQSDLTTLDAAIAVYQLEKGTSPATLKDLSDYVNDIDSVKPPKGKCRLKDGKIITLEIDNYSIESAGKDNLEGARAVCGTYKAGDFGNGH, encoded by the coding sequence ATGCGGAGTTCAAGTCAGGCAGGTTTTTCTTTATTGGGGGTGCTCATAGCGCTATGTTTGATCGGAATTATGGCCAGTATGGCGGTGCCTCGCTTTAATTCAGCTATTGCCACGGCGAACACGGCTAAGGTGCAGAGCGATTTGACCACACTTGATGCAGCCATTGCGGTCTATCAGCTGGAAAAAGGGACGTCACCTGCAACTTTGAAAGATTTAAGCGATTATGTCAATGATATCGACAGCGTGAAGCCGCCAAAGGGAAAATGCAGGCTTAAAGATGGCAAGATTATTACGCTCGAAATTGACAACTATAGTATAGAGTCTGCTGGCAAGGATAATCTGGAAGGCGCCCGGGCGGTTTGCGGCACCTATAAGGCAGGTGACTTTGGCAATGGTCATTAA